GATATATAAGAAATGCTATTTTTAGactcgtgttagtctggatctgtaaaaaagcaataaagagtcctgtggcatcttatagactaacagatgtattggagcataagctttcatgggttaatacccactttgtcagatgcattcaTCAGAAGAAAAAGTGTCTCTGTTATTTGCACCCAATTTTTCTGTCAGGCActtcagtgtaaatccagaataactcaaTTGGCTTTGAGAAAAGAAATAAGGCAAACCTTTGGggcaaattcttctctcagacGCcctagtataaatccagagtcaGAGCCAATTAACAATAACTCGAGTTCTTCTCACCCTCAGATCTCACGGCACGTTATGTTGAAGTCTAGCATCATTACCTTCATTTTACAagtgggtaaactgaggtacagaaggGGGATGGGACTTTCTCTAGATAGCCCAAcaggccagtaccagagcttggGATAAAACCCAGTAGAGCACTTTGTTCACTTGTTCACACTATCATCTGGTTTAATTCCAAGATAGGACTCTGGCCttttgggcccaattctgttctcatttaacCCCGTATCAATCCAGAGTGACTCAGTGGAATTCTTCTggcccaactgagatcagagtctgtCCCCCAGCATTAAAATGTGGAGATACTAGGACCAGCAGTGGAGGTTCCCAGCCTCTCTGTGATAAttccctttctcctttccccttgtCAGATCCCAAGCATGGGCAGTGGAAACAGCACCACGGTGACAGAGTTTGTCCTTCTGGGCTTCACATCAAGCCCAGACCTGCGAGCTCTGCTCTTCGTGCTTTTCTCAGTCAGCTATGTCACCATCCTGCTGGGGAACGCaggcctcctgctggtcatccaccTCGACAGTTGCCTGCACACCCCCATGTACCTCTTCCTCAGGCACCTGTCCTTCGTCGACCTCTGCTACTCCTCTGCCATTGTCCCCAGGGCTCTGAACAGCTTTGTGATGGGAGATGGGACAATCTCCTTCCTGGGGTGCGCCGTGCAGTTCTGTGTCTTCGGCGGCATGCTGACCACCGAGTGCTGTCTGCTAGCCGTCATGGCCTATGACCGCTTTGTGGCCATCTGCAAGCCACTGCTCTACACGGTCGCCATGTCCGATGGGATTTGCACCTGGCTCCTGGTCTGCTCCTATGCCAGCAGCTTCCTGAACTCCTTAATCCAAACTGGCTACACATTCAGCTTGCCCTTCTGCGGGGCCAACCAGGTggaccatttcttctgtgacatcacACCCCTGCTGAAACTCTCTTGCACCAAGACCCAGAGCAACAAGACCATCATCCTGGCCTCAGCCTGCGTCATCGGTGTCAGCAGCTTCCTGATCACACTGATCTCCTACCTGTACATCTTCACGGCCATCCTTAGGATCCCCTCCCCTCAGGGCAGGCGCAAGAccttctccacctgcacctctcacctCACAGCTGTCTCCATCTTCTTCGGGACTCTGATCTTCATGTACTTGCGGCCCAAGCCAAGTTATTCTGCTCAGCAGGACAAAGCTGTCTCTGTGCTGTACACAATAGTGATTCCCATGGTGAACCCCatgatctacagcctgagaaatAAGGATGTTAAAGAGGCATTGAGGAGATGCTTCCTGTCACAGTCACTGGGTGGCGTCTTtccacctttccctcccccaaagaaTCTGGCCTAAGCACAGCTTTCTATAATACATAGAGGGAGAAGAGCTAAAGACCAGATGACATTCACAAGGGGCTTTGCTAATGATGATCTATCAAAGGTGGGCAGCAATTTTCAATGGACCcaagggagttaggtgctcaaATCCATCCATATGCAATGACAGTGGAATGCCTTTCTCTCTTAGTATCCTTTTAAAATCCCTGGCCaaaataccacagtgatgagcaacaaaataaaaacacgttggataaacaaacaaacagatttgcaatgattagatagatagatagatagatagatagatagatagatagatatcagaggggtggccttgttactctggatctgtaaaagcagcaaaaagtcctgagGCAACTTATAGAATAACAGACTtattgtagcatgagctttcgtgggtgaatacccactttgtcggatacaTGTggccgacgaagtgggtattcatccacgaaagctcatgctccaatacgtctgttagtctataaggtgccacaggactctttgatgctttcTTAGatgataaatagatagatagatagatagatagccaGTGGTTCTGCTGCCACCACCATCCACTTTAAGActttggggggaagggatagctcagtggtttgagcattggcctgataaacccagggttgtgaattcaatgcTTGAGGGagttattagttaaattagaaaagatggggatcaatatgaaaattgaaaggtggataaggaactggttaaaggggagactacaacgggtcgtactgaagggtgaactgtcacactggaaggaggttactactggagttcctcaaggatcagttttgggaccaatcttattaaaccttttattactgacatGGACACAAAGCGGAGAATGTGCTAATATTTGCGGATGACacagctgggaggtattgctaacacagagaaggaccgggatatcatacaggacatggatgaccttgtaactggAATATAGTAATAGATGAATTTATAgtgaaaaagtgcaaggtcatgccttTGGGATTAATatagaattttagttataaattggggacatcAGTTGGAGCACCGAGGaggaaggaccttggagtatggtgatcacaggatgactatgagccgccaatgtgatatggcgttaaaagctaatgcggttttaggatgcattcaGGCGAGTATTTCCAGCCAAGATAGAGGTATTTGACATTATATAAGCACTGGTTAGACATTATttggaatactatgtgcagtttgGTCTCCTATatttagaaggatgaattcaactggcagattcagagatgggctactaggatgatccgaggatggAAACCGTCTTATGTGAAGGAAATCAAAGAGCTGGCTGTTTTGCCTAACCAAAAAGAGggtgaggggggatatgcttgctctttatgaatatatcagagggattattatgtagggagggagaggaattatttaaacttgtaccaatgtagacacagaacaaatgggtataaactggacactaggaagtttagacttgaaattagacagagtttctaaccattagaggagtgaagttcttgaCACGCCTTccaagggagttgtgggggcaaaagacatatctggcttaagactaagcttgatagtttatggaagggatagtatgatgggatagcttatttgacaattgatctttgatttaGCAGCGTAAGTATGCCAGTTGTCGTGAATAGGACgtagatgggatggatctgagttactacagagcattctttcctgagtgctggctggtgagtcttgccaacatgctcagggtttgctgatcgccatatttggtcggaaggaatttttcctccaaggcagattggtagaggccctgaaggtttttcgccttcctctgcagcgtggggcatgggtcacttgctggtagATTCTCttcagcttgaggtcttcaaaccacaatttgaagacttcaataactcagacatagggtaggagtttgttatagaagggggtGGGTAGGAttttgtggcctgctttgtgcaggaggtcagactagatgatcatattggtcccttctgaccttaaagtctatgagtctatgagtgtcATAACTAtgaagggaagggtaacagccctcctgtgtacaatactataaaatctctCATgaccagagacaccaaaatccttttacttgtaaagggttaagaagctcaggtaacctggctgacacctgacccaaaagaCCAATAAGGGGAAAAGATACTCTCAAATCTTGGTAGGAGGAAGGCttgtgtttgtgtgctctttgttttgggggttgttcgctcttgggactaagagggaccagccATCAATCcctgctctccaaatctttctgaacaagtttctcatatttcaaacttgtcagtaacagccaggcaaggatattagttttatctttgttttctcaacttgtaaatgttcctttttctagagggtttacctctgtttgctgtaactttgaacctaaggctagagggggttcctctggactctttaaatctgattaccctgtaaagttattttccattctgACTGTACAGAGATgatctttaccttttctttaattaaaattcttcttttaagaacttgattgatttttttcattgttttaagatccaagggttttggatctgtgttcaccaggactaactggtgagggtatactctcaaGCCTACACAGGAAAAGGAGTGTAAGGActtgggaggggaggaattagtctcaaatctgcccaggaaagggggggttaCAGACTTggaaatatttggggaaagggagagttCCAAGTGGCCCTTCCCTAAGATTTGGAACACACTTGATGGTGGCAGCTTAATGatgacctaagctggtaaaaaagcttagggggctttcatgcaggtccccacatctgtacgctagagttcagagtggggagggaaccttgacagggggtcatttagggatttggggcaaaaatctgtctagggattggtcctgcttgtaacagggggttggactagatgacttcatgaggtcccttccaaccctgagattctatgatagTCTAACAAATAGTGAACAGAAGTAGGAGAGGAATAACATTTCAATTTGTATCTACTTCAAGGCAGAGATTAAATTACTGACCCATGGGGGTAACCTGAATGCAGTACAGAAAGTCAGCATGactaacattttccaaagtggctCTTGGTTTTGTGACCACTCAGCTCATACACCTTGGTCCTGAGATGTCAGAGGTAATGAGCAACTGCAGCTGCTatcatccatccatctctccctctctatcTCAGATGATGAGCTCTCCAGGTTGGCTTCCCTTTGGAGAAACTAGATACACAGATTCAAAGTTTCGCTTTTTTATTTACACTATCGCCTGGAACAGAGGTGCTCAGAAAGATCACACAGGCAATCCTTGCTATTAGAAATCCGATCCCTCAAACCAACACCTGATTCCCATGCAGTATCTTTGCCCAAGAATTGCCTTTAGATAAAGAAcaaattttctttctattttaagaGCTGTCTTCAAAATAATATTATATTAAATTAACAATAgagcatttcttcaaagactgaaAAGAGCTTTCACACTAAGAAAAAATGTAAGAGCGCCACCTATTGACGCCTGCCATAACAACATTAATTTGGGGGGAATGTATTTTGTTAAGAAAAtcatttaatgtaaatgtgaaGCAGAATATATTCAGGTTATCAGATTGGatggaacaaacatttaaaaggtGCCTTGAATTatatagattttttattttattgtttttaaattctttttcttcAGAATAATTTGTTAAAAGTATTCTCAGAATAATCAGTAATAAATTACTTCCATAGAAAAGTAATGATTAAtatgtaattatttattattaataataataattattattatcatcatgcAAATGTCTACAAAGGCTGAAGGGACCCATTATTGCTCTttctaaatacatcagagggataaacaccagggagggagagaagttatttaagggTCAAAATTGGCACAAGAACAATtgaatataaactggccattaatCAGTTTAGGCTTCAAGTTAGAtgaaggagtgaagttctggaacagccttccatggGGAGCTGTGGAgacaaaaaacctaacttgttttatGGCtgatcttgataaatttatgaagggGGTGGTAAAATGAGACTACCTACAATGACATATGGCAGGGGTAACCAAAATTACTGACCCTCTTGAGCCTCACATGACCATCTTCAGAAGTTCCAGAGCTGGGGCACACTCGCTGTGACTCAGGGATTCACCCCAAGGGAGGCACCTGCCAGTGTGAAGAGTGGGTCTTGGGACATGTCTGCCATGACTCAGGGTTTCAACAggaatggggctgaagccctgagtcccagCAGATGCACCCCAAGATCCCCTCCgtactgggcagaagcccctagctcATGACCCTACTGCAAGGCAGAGATCCCAAGCTCACCCCCCAAGTCTGGCAGGtagagaagggagtggggaggcgAATGGCTCCATGAGCAACACTTTACCTGTAAAATAGACGCATGCAGCTCACTAGTCCATGACTGGTATTAGCAAATATCCTCAACAGCCAGAGATGGCACACTACGTGGGGCGGGCTCCATTTCACACAGAAATATGGAAAGGGGCTTTTCATGGAACATTTCCGTTTTCTGCACTGAGAAACCAAATACCCCAACATGGGAACATTTGGAGTGAGACATCCTTCTGCAGCATCTCACAGGAgcttctccagcttctcacaGTCTAACTGAGAGTCTTAAGCCTGGGGATATGTCTCTATCTGACCTTGGGAAGATCTACTTTGTttactggagcagggacttggaccTGATTGTCCTAACTGCTAAAAGACTGGCCTAACAACCAGGCTGCAgagtcattcccttcttttctGGCCCAAAGAATTAAGTATTTCATGCAAAGTGGATTGTTCTCTTCTCAGATCAGAAGATGGCTCAATTCTGCAGGCTTTTTAGAGGATAAAATCCCCTTGATCTCAGATGAGATTTAGGTGGACTATGGGTCGCTGTATCAGACTCACTGTGATCAACCATTTACCATGGAAATCCCAGATGTCAATTATTGAATATCATTCTTGGGTAAATATGGTTAATAAGTCTCAGAacataccattttaaaaaataaatatcatattATAAATGGCTATGAATTCTGTTTTCAGAATGTGAATGAGAGCCTCTCTTCATTGCTGTGTGGCAAAACCGaaacactttctttctttctttctttctcaccaCTCCTGCAAAATATTTAAAGCCCTAGAGTAGAACTCCTCCTCTTATACAGGGACAGATTATAAAGGTATTTTACATTCCAATGGGAGTTGAATATCTTTAAAATCTGTCCTTATTCATTTGAGTAGTCTTACTGAGCCAGATTTATTTAGATACCTAGTGAGATTCTCAACAGAATCTTGGTACCTAACACTCATTGTAATCATTGGGTGTTAGGTGCCTATGGCATCCAACTGCCAATTTTGGGGCCTAAATCCCATCCAGTGGTATTCACAAAATCCCTTCTTGGCTGCTACTGAATCTGGTAGCTGCCTGAACTAACTTGTcacctaaatttttgcagtaaaagctccccgggtgcctatgtttctgcctctgggcatgtgcactacCGCTTTCCTCTGGACATCCAGACACtgaagccccagagtgattcatgAA
The window above is part of the Chelonoidis abingdonii isolate Lonesome George chromosome 14, CheloAbing_2.0, whole genome shotgun sequence genome. Proteins encoded here:
- the LOC116821993 gene encoding olfactory receptor 5AP2-like, translating into MGSGNSTTVTEFVLLGFTSSPDLRALLFVLFSVSYVTILLGNAGLLLVIHLDSCLHTPMYLFLRHLSFVDLCYSSAIVPRALNSFVMGDGTISFLGCAVQFCVFGGMLTTECCLLAVMAYDRFVAICKPLLYTVAMSDGICTWLLVCSYASSFLNSLIQTGYTFSLPFCGANQVDHFFCDITPLLKLSCTKTQSNKTIILASACVIGVSSFLITLISYLYIFTAILRIPSPQGRRKTFSTCTSHLTAVSIFFGTLIFMYLRPKPSYSAQQDKAVSVLYTIVIPMVNPMIYSLRNKDVKEALRRCFLSQSLGGVFPPFPPPKNLA